The window aactgtaacatgaccatgaaaaatcagaactgtttcACAGCccataagagtgaacgttgtaagtcggtaaaaaatgtttacagtgccaaagacttgtgtttttgaaacatcgtagatctaaacacgtgtgcggggaagttttctgCAAAATTTGTCGCGAGTTCAAGCCACCAAACCACCAATGCTAtatgcgggtcgacacaggaAAACCCAAAACCGAAGACTTTCTGTTCATCTTTTTCGATTTAGAAACTCGCCAAGACGAGTACATTGACGATAAAAGGGTTCACAAGGTGAACCTCTGTGTCGCCCAACAGTTCTGCTGGAAATGCATCGGTGgggaaaattgtgaaaattgtagCACCCGCGCTAGAGTATTTAGACAAGACCCTGTAGTAAGATTCATGGATTATGTAATGGATGTTAGgaaaagtttcaaaaatgtttgtgtaatggctcacaACGGACAGGGTTTCGATTTccaatttatcttaaaatacgGAACAGACAAAGCTCACCCCTGATCTGATCATGCGTGGAACCAAAGTAATCTTgatggaattggacaacgtgagattcatagactcactgaactatttccccatggccctctcagcactcagTTCCGTAACGACTTCCGTGCCCTTATGAATTTAGAGGTACCACTGACGGTCATGGACGCTCTCATGGAGGAACACGGTTTATACGATTGCCTCAGTGCGGAGTGTTTACTGTACACACCATTTGGAGGTGCACACTCTTACTGCAGTCTAGTGTGTGTCATCAGGGATCTTGCTATAGAACCTTACTTCCAGATGTATTTTGAAAGTCTACGCCCCAACACCTCCATTTTCCATTTGAGAAGATACCTTACGCCCCCCAACAGTTACATTCTCCGTTAGGGAAGAAACCTTACGCTAGAGCCGGAAGTTTTGATCCATGTGGAATATGTATATTACTTTTCGCTATCTAGCGATGATGTTGAACATCTAGACAGGACATTTCGCTGTAGAACGTGCAGAAGGTCTCTGCTCAAAAATGCGTGGAGAGGTATTTGCAACTGCTTCCGCTAaaccgtctaagcaacaagggatgggacagtatttgatcaccgggcgacaaccagttacttctggattggccctcaaaatcaaatactgtttaacctgggcatcgagcatgcgagtgttcgatgtgggtgttccaaaccacaccacttagacgaatataaataccggtatacagatttttttcttcatttacaaaatggacgcgatagcgaaagaactgcacagaCCGGCTAGGCGTaactatcccagacgcagggttacgctgaaaggactcaatgatctataccaggcCGACCTAGTAGAGATGATACCTTACTCGAGAGTAAacagaggttacaagtatatactgacgatgctaaactgtttctcaaaatttgCGTTTGCCGTTCCTATAAAGAATAAGACCGGTGctgaagtcgcgcatgcactagaatCTATTCTgactaaacacaagatgaaaaactttcaaacggaccacggtaaagaatggtacaacagtcacgttaaaaaacttttaaacaaacacagcattaaccattactcgacctactcacatttgaaaagttccattgtggaacgtctaaacagaaccctaaaagaaaaaatgtataagagaTTTACGGCACGCGGTAGCTACGAGTGGTTAAGTATTTTACCAgacatagtcaaggagtacaacagtagtgtgcacaggacaatcggtatgaaaccaaaagatgttagacgaaaacacgtaaaacagattctcgcccgcataaataaacataataaagtggttaaaacaaaaaaaatcccaaattccGTGTAAACGATCAGATtaggattagcaaatacaaaagtgtatttaaaaaaggatatctacccaactggtcaaatgaaacatttacaatatgcgcaataaaacctacaaaacctgtaacgtatatattacaagacataaGAGGTGATATTTTGCAAGGCGGATTCTATGaacaggaactgataagaaccgcaacaggaaatgCCTAAATCGTTGATAAAGTACTCCGGAGGAAAGGCTCCAAGGTCTTGGTGCGGTGGCGCGGTTTTGACGATACTCacaatagctgggtaaactccaaagatattattaaacctaaaaaaaagtaaattataaaacatgatgcaataccgtggaaccgccattaccaaaatgaagctcGTAAAGCAAGCCACGACGTTTAATGTCCACAACATGGACGAGTATATAGGTAGCGGTTTAagtcgcaaaaacaaaaacggtccgcttttaccagactagataagaggtttaattgtaggcccttcaaactgtggtaaaacaaacgtgttatttaatctgatcaccgatccgaacggattacgattcgagaatgtgtacgtattttcaaagtcattgtaCCAACCAAAGTATCAATTACTGGCTAAAATGATACCGAAGGAAGTCGGGTATTTCGCGTATGACGATAGCTCCCTGGTCATTGAACCGGATGAGGCTAAGGAAAactctttgatgatttttgacgatatagcttgcgaaaagcACGGTAATATCCGCAGTTACTTCGCTATGGGGAGGCACAAGAACGTAGATACATTCTATCTTGGTCAAACCTACAGTCACATACCGAAACAGCTGGTCAGAGACAATGCAAATCTCATAATACTCTTCAAACAGGATGACATGAACCTACACCACGCTTACAGTGATCATGTCAATACTgatatgagatttgaaaaattcaaacagttgtgcagtatggcatggaaggacaaacacggttttatcgtcattagcaaggacgatgacattgataaaggaaggtaccgagtaggtatagacagttttgttcaagacatataatggtgaggatctacacttataacgacatcagagggttctcggaccagagactccacaaagtcaaCTCAAATCTGTGTACATGATACTACCcggacaagaaaaaattttgcggtaattactgtagcagacgaccaccacacggtttcctttttaatagaaggtgttggagacacaaacgccaaggacagtacagtgcaaccattcctcctgtaattctgttaatgatttcgtgcagcgaacggttttataaccgcgatatctggatagaatttttgaaaaggaGCCAGGAGAAAGGTGTACCGTTTGAACTCGTTGTATaccacgaagacatgttaaagtgtactgtgcgggaatcgcagaacctcttgtccagattcagaccgtttccagacCAATTTGGTAAGCTTGTACCGCTGAGAAACGCGCACGGCGGTAtatactttgcccaagtctgtataaagatGTTAGAGTACGCTTGTAAAATCCCACAcacctcacgttgcatcattctcacggagcgaactatacctattaggagACCCGTTAAAATCTACAGACAAGTACTGGCCTCGAAATGCTACAGCGACATCAGCTATAACGTGGCGTACGGGCCGGTCCCAGGCGGACTACCGAGAGGCGAGAGAAACAAAGATTTTGCGGCTGTAAATAATCTGTGCCAGAGTctctttacttcagaatttctaaAGGTGGCTTTACCAACTGTCCCTATGTACTGTGAAAGGTTCGGAATAAGTCTGATTGACGGAGTGTATAGTATTACAAACCGTGatcagtttgaggcgtggaggagatttacaggagccaatccttgtgagttctggctactcaactcatACCTGATCCATATACATGGTAGGGTGAGGAACCCTATCGCTCGGTTAAAAGAGTATATGGATAAGACGGTAGAGAATGACAAGTACACGGTGGCCGAGATCccgcagtggagagacggatggaagagAACGTTTGTATTTAGATCACGAGCGCAAGTGCAAATACCGAGATCAATCTACTTCAGGAAACTGGGTAAGGTAGCGTCACTTAGTGACATTATACACTaccttagaaaacacaagaaacgcCCAATGTTATCATCGCGTTCTTTTGAAATATCAGTATGTTAAaggtttgaaaattataatatatatatattttatactctgttttgccataatattacaggatttctAGTGGTGAAAGTACCTCCAAACAGGCACTGCCTTGGAGTACTCtagttccaaataaataataatgaatatccaatatattttgtactatacatgacccaacattctgatttaattttgttatatttaaatgtgtcaatccatgaatttcacagtaatatcgtaatttatatttgttgtgcatGTATGAATGTGAAGAGTGTATGTACTTTTATTCATGTTGGCATGAATGCGTTAAGTTTTAAGGATGTAAAGTTAGGCTTGGCACTTAGTTTAAGatacttttagatttcaattattgtggtaatggcaaatgtattttgttacctaagtatattattatggtttttattatcctgtatttgtacaaataactatgtaatgtatgtatttatttggaaatcaattattattattattattatgtttttctgACAAGTCGAACTACCGTAGTTAAAAGTGTCAACTCAACACAGACACGGTCAGTGTGCAATATGTATGAAGGTAAGATTTGACGACAGAGTGAAGGTTCATTTCGTTCCAAGATACGATGAGTGCAGAGGTATTGATGTATCACATGTTTTTGAGCAAATGAGGAAagcgtatataaatgttaaacggacagatggtgtcatcattgataaaaatggagcggaacgagaaacagcttaCAGCTGAGATATCAAAGTTGAGAACGGCCATCAGGCGAAAGTATAAGGAGTTTAAACAAGGGACTCTGTCTACCGAGATACGTCTGGAAAACCAGTACAAACCACTCCTGTCTGAACTGAAAAGAAAACCAAGAAATCCGAAAATATAAAACTCGAACCTGAGGAAGAGCAGGAGATAAAAGAGGAACCGACCAAGTTCTCTCCCGCTGTAACATCATCTCCGAGAGTACCCACTTACTTACAGGACGACGAAGTGTTGGAGACTAGTGATCCACCTTTACCCGAAGCTAGCGACATCCTTTCCACCCCTAAGGGCAACTAGAGGCTTCACAATGGGTggaaaacacattccaaaatgcaCTTACAGTCAAGTACATGAAGTCACTGATGAAGGACATTCCTAGTCAAAGAAAGATTAATTCCATATACGGACCACGCTATGATAACGGTACACTAATGATtggaaacaaagtgttaaatttcgatagtaacggtagtatagtcatagatgatgTGTACTACAAACCTACTAAAGGTCTGTACGAATTAGTCTTTAAACGCGCACCGTTACATTACGATGAAAATGATTTGgtcacttacaaggatatattgaacaggacacacgctcacaaaagaggttacaattataaaagtaccataaaCCGTAACAACTCAATAAAATACGAActtgtcatttcaaaactatttcccaaAGCTTACTCGGGCAAAGGCTTCAAGGACATGTCAAACCCTGATCCCGTGTACTACGACGATCCGAACGAATTGTGTGaaagattaaaggttttaataggttCAGCTGAGGCGGGTAATATGGGTCATAAAAACGAAATATAAACATCGTGGAAGAGTTGAGGGAGTTGAAAACTCATCCGTGGTAGAGGAAATTCCAGGTATTAGAgcattggtataaaaagtaaaggatgttttcttagattacagtttcaaaatgagcgtggacaagtttggtcgcacccgtggcgagaccggtaaaagaggccctcctggggtcgggtttcgcataacggtagacggtaattacgatatcaagggcaagcggttatgtaacgtggccgatgcccagcagagtctagacgctataaataTGCAGACCTTGGACACAAAGTTAAAACAAGTCTCGAGTGTTGTGAAAACCGGTCTGGACAAGGCTATAAGCGGAACACTGTCTATGTCCTCAGCTAATGAATTCGACGCAAGAAACCAGAGAATACATAACGTGGCTGATCCTATACATTCTCAAGATGTAGTCAATCTCAGGACATTAGGTAAAAAAGTATTACCCGTGGGCAAAGACAcaatagacgctaaaaagagaagaataatcaacctgAGCGATGGTGAAGGATGATTTAAACGACGCTGTCACTCTGTCCCAACTACATACCCGTACACCTATCAAGAGTATTAGAGATTCTAccgttactttcaataatttcagactcCGCAGCGTTGGATGGCTTGTCGAGCCtacggacgctacgactaaacgatATGTAGATAGACATATACCCCAAATGGGCAAAGACGGGCattggagttttggacataagcgtctgagcgagattgaagagcctctatacgagggcgaagctgttaatctcaaatactttcaaaaaacacGCCATGAACAGAGCGGGGCGAAATTGGAAACGCGCAGGCCGGTAAAGTCACTAATCTGGGAGATCCTACCGAAATGAGTGACGCGGTGaccgtgaattacctagtgagagtactgagtAATGTTGTgcacggtatgtacaaactactggctccgccGCTAGACGCTATACACGTAACTGATAATAACGAGTGGATCAGGATCAACATTGTCGACCCTTACTTTAGGAACCCGGTGACCAGGGTGAGATCGAgaccgtgatggttttatttatatgtgagttgctgacatgtttaccgtcagtttactttagaacctggcgagatgcggtTACTTGTACTTGTACTGGTCCACCTGACCGCAGCAAACAAGACCCTGACCTACTTCGAGAAATACGGCTATCTCAACAGCAACGGAACATCGCTGACTAACAATATTAAGGACGCCGTTACGAGGTTCCAGGAGGTCTTCGGACTACAGGTGACCGGATATGAAAACGAGGAGACGCTGAAGCTGATGGACACACCCAGATGCGGTAACTCGGACGAAGGCATAGCCCCGTTTTCCGTGAACCCATTAGTTAAATGGAACTCAACTCGGGTCACGTGGAACATGATTGGCTCTGGCATCCAGTATGCTAACATCGTTAAGAGAGCGTTTTATTTGTACTCCAAACACTCTGCTCTCGAATTCCGTAGAAGTTACAGTAATCCCACTATAATGGTAGTGATTTCCCCTAAGAAACACGTGGCGTACTACCTTAAAAGCACTTGCAGTTACGATTTTGACGGTCCAGGTGATGTTCTCGGCCACGCCTTTCTCCCTCGACCGTGGCTGAACCAATCGGATATACACCTTGATTTCGAAAGAGGACTGGGACTTTACAATTAATATACCCGCACCGGAGAAGACTTCGTTCTTTGTAGTGATGGTCCATGAAATAGGCCATGCTCTCGGTCTTCAGCATTCGTCTGTGTTACGATCCGTAATGTTTCCGTCCTATTACCCGCCATCGGGTATTAACAACTTGTACGAATTTGATTTTGGACAGAGACGATCAGCTTGCAATTCAGGTTTTGTACGGACCGCCTgtcccctcctcctcctccacgTCCACAACAtcatccactacaacatccactacaacatccactacTACGACGACAACATCGACTACCACTTGGCCTACTACGCCTACACCTACAGaattggacatttgtaatttacggcacaaactcaacacgttcttagtagtgagaaacagactGTACTCGTttttacggtaaatacgtttggatactcagcctgaacgaagcccatagaacgcccccccccccccccacccccccccccccccacccccccccccccccacccccccccccccccacccccccccccccccacccccccccccccccaccccaaagAGAATAAGTCAcgtaagtttaaaaacaaaaacaaatttgcccTCAAAAAACCCATATTCATatcattaaattgtgtttactacAAAAGATATTACCTTCATTTTCACCTTAGGCTTAGCTTCAAATATTAAGCTGTTTCCATAATACTGGCACTATTGAATTAAACATTGTAGGTCCCCTGATAACATAGACTGGTTTCTACAAACATCCTTTACCAAAAAATGGTGATTCAAGAAACATGTAAATGTAACTGCGAGTTAACTCTAATTAATTTCTCTAACcttatattgttgtaaaaatttatatatcatgCAATACCGCGCTATAAACATATAAcctgttcaaaattcaaaatattatgttcagaaaacaaataactcataCGCACTCCTCCATGCGCCTTAACCCCATAAACCGTGCGCAGTGCAAGTCTCTAACACATTATAATATTCCCTGATTATGGTTGGGTAGTTTCCTCCATAATGAAATTAAACCATACCTCAGGGTACTCTCAAATCACTCGCACGCGAAGTAGAGAGTTCTTAAATGGTCTccaccaacaaaatttttcaTATGGTACAGCCCGTAGTTAATCTTATAAAGTTTTTTTGACATGGTAATTAGCGTGCTGATCCCATTTTAAGTAATGGTCAAACATGATAGCCCTAGATACTTAACAGATGcgactatttcaatattttcacatgtACAAGAATACAAACATTGGTGTTTATGGCAAACCAAatcaaaggtattttttatagtttcctAAAAAAATATCACAGTCAAAAAACATTATACCTCTTAGATTATGATGATGTTAATGAGTAACCTTATATTGAATTTAGCCAAGTCTGAGATTTGTTCCACATctctaataattttgtattttacatgaGTCCCTCTGTTGTAAGCAGAGCACACCAAAGCTGATGTCATCGGCATAAGCAAAGATTGATGACATAAAAATCAGACTTAACATATCGTTTATGTATACTAAAAACACTTAAAGGCCCTAAAACCCCCCCTTGTGGTGTGCCATAGCGCAAATACATTGCATCACCCAAAACCTTGGTTTCACCCTGACAACCTTTCTTCTATGCTAGCAAAAGGATCCCAAACCACTTTAGTGCGTTACCTGTCCTATACCATAcaaaatcttaatatatttttctgaatatccAAGTAAATTGCAAGTGGTGTACTTAGATTTTCTTTATAGAGTTAAGTAATGCAACTTAATATGTTTTTCTCTAATTGCTATATCTGTACCTTTCTCCTTCAGAAAGCCACAACTGCTTTCTGTAGAACAAGGATCTCTCAAAAAAGTAATCAATTAACTTGGGTTTTTAGATTACTAGTTCAAATACCTTAGCTATTGGTGTTTATTACATTATGATCGGACGGTGTGAATGAAACACTAGAGACAACACCTGTCTTATAAATTTGTACTACAATAGCCAACCATAAAAGTATCAGGAAAAATATCCTAAACTTAACGAATccctaaaaaaatgttaacaacaCAGTGGCAAAAAACTCCATATTTTCCTTAACAGTTCTGTCTACTTATACCATCAACCCCCACTACTAAACTTATTTTTTAGTGAATTATGGCATGTACCACTTCCAATCAAGGCTACAATCAAGGCCTTCAAGGTGCACATTACAttctgaaatattaacattaaataaatcacaaCCAAAAGCTTCAGGATCGCCAGACTCGGAATAATACGTGTAAAATATGAGTTAAAACTCATTAGCTACAATTTTTTTCGTTACCATTAGCATTCAACACCACATCTCCcactttgatattatttaaagactTTCTTTCCCCCTTTAgcaactttttttttattacatcccAGTACTTTTTTGAGTCACCGTTACAGTTGTTtaaaccctccaactggcggtcattttttcctgttaGTGGCGGGCATGTTTTctagcctcgtgcaagggttttttacaaaatttataaaaaatataaattaaaagtaatattatattagaagtatatattttttgtgttcagaaataaacatataataatggtagtattttaaatttggccttaaaaaaaatgttgactaaaaattttttttcccatgaaattcaaaatttacattttttttttaatttgggggggaccatacctagcaaacccaATTATATAGTAAGAACACTATAAAAGACGTGAGATAGCCAATCTTGTGTCaaattttattctagtttcagaaacacataagcattatacaaatttatgaaattataataacactataaaacaaaaagcagcgatgcgcaataaattgtgaaaatagggtgtatatgtaagagtttgctaataaaagttttacttcaataacatgttatattgcatattttattactcagaatgaagtaaactatagaatcagtagtaataataaattccataacttttttttgaagagtccgAAAAAAGGTTTTcacattttgtcattactcaaaacttttgcgaaaaattttcgagaaatttatttattctaaaaatatatttatttgcactacttgcaatatttaacaattcaccacacactaaacacaacactaaaacacaaataaacctacataaaacttacaaataaacacgactcgtcacatcaacaactcagacttgcaatcgacaacatggcggtcacaatctTTCCACGTTTCCAATCTACGAACTTGGAACGtatgcaactacaatacaaaaaggcataaaaaactatagtattcctttaGGGCTTTTTTttccgaatccaatggtgcatcgaatcgaatcgatacgttgccggaatatactgtaatgagtgattatgcaagggaatgtttgttccaAAACAAATGCAACAGTTAGAGGGTTAATCAATTTCAAATAAGTAAGCTTGGCTCTTCTTATGTGCCTTGCTACATGTCTTGAATACCTTTTATATGAATTGCTTTTCTCAAAATTGTCcctgtcttttttaaaaatttcaaataatcggTTCTTTTCATGTGCTAAGTTAATAACGTAATCTGTAATCCATTCTTTTCTTttcctattattgctatttatttttttcagagtgCTCGATGCATTGACACAATCGCAATAGACTTTATAAAAGTTCGAGACAGTCaaatttacatcattattacCAAAAATTGAACTCCAGTCAGCCAAATGCAATTGTCTTTTGAGCATTTTCTTATccaaaacagaacaaaatattatttttgatctTTGCTTGTCAACTCCCAACAACCTTAAATCTAAAGCGTAATGATCTGTTATATTCAGCTCCAAGACACAACTGTCAAATTCAATTTCTTTTGAGTTTCTCACAAGTATATGATCTATACAGtatatacagttattaaatattctagTAGGTTTGCTTATTAAACTTTCAAAGCCATAAGACgagattaagtttaaataatcccTCCCGGAGCCTTTATCCTTCAACAAGCAAATATTAATATCACCTATTATAATAGTAGGATTACAcgatttacttaaaataacctcaaaatcatttttaaactgattaaaattgaatttacattGCCTATATATTGCAAAAAGTGAAAACTGAACAAGATGATTATCAACAGAGAGATTAAAGGTAACGTTAACGAGCTCCGATGTAGCGAACAGATAACAGCTGTGAGTGTGGGGAAGGTCAACATCCACGTACACCACCACGCCGCCCGCCTGGTTGTCCGGCCTGGGTTGGAATATCATGTCGTATCCTGGCAGCTGATAACGATGTTCTTCGCCGCTCTTTATCCAAACCTCCGTTAACGATATAATGTTATATGAAAAAGGCAAACTGTTCAAATAGACTATTAGTTCGTCAAAATGTTTCcttaaacttctaatatt of the Homalodisca vitripennis isolate AUS2020 chromosome X, UT_GWSS_2.1, whole genome shotgun sequence genome contains:
- the LOC124369704 gene encoding matrilysin-like — protein: MRLLVLVLVHLTAANKTLTYFEKYGYLNSNGTSLTNNIKDAVTRFQEVFGLQVTGYENEETLKLMDTPRCGNSDEGIAPFSVNPLVKWNSTRVTWNMIGSGIQYANIVKRAFYLYSKHSALEFRRSYSNPTIMVVISPKKHVAYYLKSTCSYDFDGPGDVLGHAFLPRPWLNQSDIHLDFERGLGLYN